The Rosa rugosa chromosome 3, drRosRugo1.1, whole genome shotgun sequence sequence TACTGCGTTCTGTATTGTGAGACAGTCCTCATCTGCCCTTCCATTACATTTGACATATATGAAACTTACCAGCTTGCTGCTAGAATGTTAGGTAGTATGCAACTTAATTAAGTTGCAAAATTCTACATATTCAGGTATAACTGTGCACGCATATGCATTATTGGAGGAGATGAATTAACCTGTAACAATTGTTTGAATGAGTTTAGCACGTATGTGGGATTGAAAACGATGTGCAAGACTCTGCAGGCCGCTGAATATTTTTCTCCCCGAAGACATAAAGATCGTTCATGTTTGTATGTTTCTAGAAGCATTTGGTTTTTGGTAGGAAGGTTTTACCTCATGTACATTGACTAGCTTCTAAGGGtttgacattttttttattgtataTGTAAGTTTCTAAGGTTTTGCCTAATTTCACATTAAGTATTGAAAGAGGTCGGTCAATGTTTTTGATTAATTAGCATAAGTTAATAGATGTTTGCTCACTTAAAGAAAGTTTTTAAGAGACTGtgagagaaactgaatttgacgGCTGAAAACAAATACACAGTTTCAAATTATTATAATTTTAGtttttaaatttaatacatgtggttgagatgcatttaccCCTCACAATCTCATAAAACTGTCTCTTAGGTGAGTAAGACTGTAAGTGAATATAATCGTTGTTATTGTGAAAGTGAATTTGGTATGCGGAAGAAATCAACATTAATGAATTGTTGAAAATAATTCTTTGATTAATTCGTACTCAATATGTTTGACATCACTTACTTCGTAGAGTAAAACAAAACTAATTGGTTAAAGTGCGTACAAATTACATTAACTACAATAGTCCAACATTAACACCAGCATTATGAACGAACACAAAAAAAGTCAAATAACGTGGTTTACTGATTCAAGGCTGCATATTGAGGTCAATATTATAATCTGTGACAGATCTCTTTTCGAAAAGACCTGCACTGGTATATAAATATACAGccgtgttcccctggtcagcagctgaccatggggAACACTACtgtataaatatatacatgGATCTTTTTATGACAATCTTAGGCTCCAAGTAATGCAAACCCACATTTGTTTCCCATTTGGGGTCATTGAGGGCAACTTCTTTAATTAATCAACTCTTTTaaccttatatatatattatatatagcCTGGGTTAGGAACACAGACGACGTCATTTGAGAATAGAAGCCTTCTAAAAGTAGTTGGACTACCACATCGATCTATATGTTTAACTACATATATATCAAACCCTAGCTATCTACTGCAGCTTAGATCAGcttaatttgtattattgtatAATCTTAATTATGTACGTGTTGTTGTATAATTGAAACCCTCGCTTTCTCGATCATGTTGCTGTCCCGTTGCTCAATTGCAGATTGCAAAACCTAGAGATTATCAGCTGCCGTGGAACACACGGTACGTGTAACAGATTTCAGTTTGAGTGAACGGGCACATTACATgttttgtcataaaaaaatcagacaaattaaaaatgaaatttacactctattttacaatccacactttttattttattttttaataacttTAATTTTGTCTTTACTAACTTGACTTTTGTCTTTTTATAAacattttaaccaaaaaaagaaaatactcTTTATTTCACCTTTTCTATTGGATCCGCAAAATCACCATGATTAATCTTAGACAAATAGCTAGGGACGGGAACTCAAACTTTTTGGTCATCACTTATTGATCCTTAAGTCATTGAGAAAAGGAAAGAGCTGAAAAGCTAAATTAAAGAAAACCCCAAAGAATATGAGAAATGGCAGAAATTATGGGTAAACCATGATGGAACAAAATGAAATACTTCAACCATACTTTTTAGCATGCTCCTAAGACATAGATATCTCACTTCTCTGATACTCTTAAATAtgagcaaaaagaaaatggcTCATGGTAATTACAAGTGCATTAACTAAATTAATCATCTATTCAAAATTAGTGGTCAATaactttgaattttgaaagatATTTCTTCACCCACCTCAAAGGTGAATATGATGGATCAAAGTtaatagatatttcttcacccACCTCAAACCCTAACCTACCCCTCCCCTTCTAGCTACCAGCATTTCAAAGCACAAATCAtagtctctctctttttttctttgctagaaaaaacaaaactaatctctcttgttttcttttatgtttGTGTTGTATCCGTACTTAAAAATAGATTCAAACTTCGTATATGTAGTAGCCGCATCTTATAGTATGAGTTTGCAATCAAGTAGGACATTAAAATGATTGACTGCGTGAATGAAACATATATAGTTAACGCAAGTGCATAATTTGTTGAATTTAATAATTTTATGAAGTAGCACTAAACATGCCTATAAACGCTCTAACTTCACTGGGATCTCTTATAATGAGGATCACTAAAATGAGAACTAgttgaggactttctaatcaattATTTGGAATGCCCAATTTTTGATTACATCACAATAAATCAATCGTTAAAAGTTTATggatgcatgagtagatcacttctgaaaagtTTATGTCAAATCAATAATCGTTAAagtaccgaactagatcaaatctatgaacgaactaaatctgtcaaacatgaaccgttcatgttcataactgataaatcacgattatgagtgtcttaacgattttcaatttggttgaaaaattgcataaatgatatacacataaatatctaaatatTCAACCCTTGATTTgcgaaaatgtgatcgaaaaatggaTCTCACACAAAAGTCTTTAAATAATTCATTTTAATAGTCCTCATTAGAATGGCTCTCTCACTTCATATAATATCATAAACTCAGATGTATTATAGAACGACTTCAAAATATTCATCAcataaagataaaaaaaaaaaaaaatcgtttcaagaaaaaaaagattaaaaaaattaacGTAGATCAAGGACAAGTGATTAATGCTCATGTATATGGTCCGCACACTTGGCATATAAAGACTCGATATATGTTGTTACATCATCAAATAAGAACAAGATATATTGATCACATGCATTAATTGGTACCATTTCTCGTGTAATTGATTTCCACCTAAAAAATTTTATTGTGGCAATCATAACAAAGTTTTAAACATCATCGATGTCATTGTCATCGATCACATTACACATGCTTcatagcccttttttttttttttttgaaaagtgctTCATAGCCCTTAGCTAGCGATATATTTTTAATATGAAAATAACTAGTTATTATTGCCTTGCCTTGTTGGGTTTATACTTTATAGGTTCATTAGGTTGACATGGTAAGTTGAAACAAGTCGTTTTAATTAATCAGATGTCGTGAGCGAAACAGACTACCCTCAAATTATTGGTCTCCGTTTAGAAAGCAAACAAGTTTGCACTGACAAGTGACAACGCTAGTGACGTGATATTAAATATTATTAAAGATGAATTACCAATTTGTAAAGTTCATAGAAGATGTCATGTCATTAGGTTCATTAATCAGATACCGCTGGTGTCGATAACAGTTGAATTGAAGTTTTCAATTGTCACGATACAGGAAAATAACGCATTCGGTGATTCAATTGAGAAATAAAATTCTTCTAATAATTCAAGTAAAATTACTCGCTATACATCAAATTTTTATTATCACGATGGAGACAAAAATTGATGTATTTAGAAGAATGCAATTCTTTCTTAAATTTAGAACATACATATACAATGCATGTGAGTTGTGAAGTTATTGTAGCATGATGAAGATTGTGAAAGGGGAGAAAGGGAGTGATTGGATTGTAGAACATTCAACTTGAGAATGAAATATTATATGGAATTTTATAAAAGTACGATGTAAGAGCATCTCATCTTTAGCAAACTCTCTATTTTGGTTCTTtaactattttggagagcatgtttagttttttatctattttagcagctacaccagactcctaagtggttctccattataacttttagttatctcgctcctaaatatagagagtgaTATGAGGCTCTCTCTAATTTAAAAtattccttttaagttattttatgtaatttataaatacatttaaactatttaatcttcatttaaaaaataatataaattcaaaactagctaaaatagagagtacTAATGcaaacgtatttctaaagtggctagctaaaatgactatttggctaaaatttgactaaaaaatggctagtattactaaagatgctctaacaaCGAGAATGGGCCTGGTTTAGCaggaaaaccataaaagtaaagaaacgGTGTAGAATCAgaaagagtgattggaaaataggtaactcaagcgtaatcaggttactagccgctggaatattcaagaaaatttggttttggacttttcgggtttctcgtgcgaaaagtcaggttttgattatGAATCAGATTTGATTAACTTTTGGCCAGATTGTCCGTTTGAGATGCATGATACTTTTctagaatgggaacgacgagatcttgaagactcactttagtgagccctaacaaatttaggccaaaatatgtcgtcttaattatccgatttgggatttaatatttttatgctagtcttacatttgttttaggattcttttattttaagttctagtttccttttaaatttggattctttaggatttcttgttagattatgatagatgcctatataagcaccatcatgCTTTGTATTAGAATCaatttatcatatcaaattaaataaaatctagagatttttctctatttctctggtggactccagaactatgtcttttagggtttatcgcttgtaaacccCGTTACTTCTGACTGCGTCATATAATATACAAATCagccaataaaaaaaaagttatataaTATACAAATTGAATCCAAATGTTTTATAAAAACTCTTCTCTTAATTATATAGCATAAGTAGATGAGTATCATGAGCAGCACTGTTCAGTCGTGATCGTGATGAGAGCAAGTGAGGAATTCGATCACTCTTCTAAAGTTCTCGCATTAATAATATTAAACTCTAGTGATAATAATTTGATTAGAATTGTTCACGATCGAGAAAAAATATTTTATGGTCTTTGATCATAGTACACGTGGTGATCCATGTTAATGTTATCGATTCATATGACATGTACTTGTTGCTGATCgattttcttaatttaattttacTTTTCACCTCTTGCAATGGTTCCCACCAAACTCGAGTGATATTATTGGCTCAGACCACCACATGACAGTGCTAAGTGGTAGTTCAGGACCATAGATCGAATAACATATTCTTGGAATCTACATGATATTATTAGTTCGGACTCCACATTCGATCAATTGACTACATATAATTTACGATCACATATTCTTGGATTTGATATCAAATACTATAAGATTAATGCTATGTTGGTGTTCTAATCTCAATCTTTAATATTCAATTGAATTATAGGTGACCCTTAATAGTCAATCTCAACTCTTACTAGAAATAATTGAATCACATGTGTGCACATAAAAGAGTTCAGTAGGTACTAGTAAAAGTAACTTACTAATCAGAAGAAGAACTAAATTCCAAGAAAGTCACTTATTTATGTAATTAAGCTAGAGGACATATAAATTTGAAGATTAAATTAAGTGATATTTTTCGTGACAATGTTAATTTCTAGAATAAATTCTCTCGGATTCAAAAATCCATCTCAATTACAAAGGAATAAGAATCGTACGTACCGATATTTGATTTTGTTTAGCCTCACTTTTATTGTTTACATATTAGTTACTTGCGTGACATTATAACCTATTTGCCATATATTTAAAGATTTAGGTACTATTTTCTTAGCCCAGCCAGTCATCAGAGTCCAGCAAAAATGCcaaggaatctaaatccaatgAAGCACCATATTTCTCAAGATCACAGCTATCATTTCCTGTCCACTCATTGAGCATTCCATCATCTAATGGAATATCGTAGTCTCCCATAGCATCTTCATCCTCACCAGCAGTTGCTTGAAATCCATTGCAGCCAAAGTTCATTGCATCAGTCCCCTGAAAGTGTACTTCTGTATTTGCTGCATCTTCAGGAAGTGAACTTACCGACTGGGTTTGAGGAACTCGAAGATCTAATGGGCTTGTGGTTGTTGAGTAATCATCGATAAGAAGTGGGAGTGATGGGACTAGCATTCTGGTTAACCTAGTGGCCTTGGTTCTTATTACTTGAGGTTGAGTGGCTGTGGCTGATGCTGAAGCTGATGGCGTTCTGGGCCTGAATTTGGTCGGAGCGGGAGATGTTTCCTTGGATGATCCGGAATTCGATTCGGGTTTAGCTTTCTTCACCAGAGTGGTGTTCCAGTAATTTTTGATTTCATTGTCTGTTCGCCCCGGTAGCCTTCCAGCTATTAGAGACCATCTATAACATAACCAAAGTAGAAACTTTAATTGATAGgaggaaggggggggggggggttggtgTGGCGGACAACAACAATAAGAATTTTCAGTTGTGAGAGGGCTGTAGTTTTTACCTGTTGCCAAGAAGATTATGGAGTCTGATAATGAGTTCTTCTTCATCCCCGGATATATTACCTCTCTTTATGTCTGGCCTCAGATAGTTTAACCATCTCAGTCTACAGCTCTTACCACATCTCTTCAAACCTGCATTAAAAATAGAGTGAAAACAGAGTAAGAGAAGAGCAAAAGCAGAAGTGAAAAGAGAGCGGATCGAAACAGAGAGAAGAACAGACTGAGTACATACCAGCTCTCTTTGGGAGGTTTCTCCATTTGCCTTCTCCATGGGCTTTGATGTAAGATGTTAGTACTTTATCTTCCAAGGCAGTCCAAGCTCCTCTGTTAAGTCCTTCCTTGGAGCAACATGGACTCCTCCCCATTTCCCTTTCTCTCTTGTCCGtatctctatctctcttttGAAAGAAAAAGGGAAGGACTCCTGCCCTTTATTTATAGACCACGCCAAGCAATGAAGAATGGTACCGAAGTGGGAAAGCAAATGTTACTGAAAACTTTGGTGTTTGTTTTGGCATTTGACGTGGCAGATAGTGTTAACAAGGAACTATTGTTTTGTGCCAATGTGGTAGGAAGGATTTGGTATTCTAAGCTTTATaaggatttgaattttcttcaCTTGGGCCAATGATTTCAGAATCTCAGCTCTTAAATGAGGTAACGTGTTGTATTGTGTTTGTGCCTTTGTGGTAGGCGGCAGCAGAATAGTACACGCAATTCGTGCCCATATTGTAGGAACTCCGCACCTAGTAGCTCGCTcccaagttttttatttttttttttacctctcaAAATATTTTCACTGAAACAGAATCATATATCTAGTACTGTTATCTTTGGTTGATTTTATACTTATGTATAAAACAACAATGGCAAAATGTAACGATTTCAGTTCTATGCGGACAAAAATGCTCCCGCCAGTGATGCAGAGTATAAGAGTGTTCTTTATTTAGGTCAAATGTACAAAGCAAGATTGCCCTATTCGACTCCCTTAGATAGGTTCGACCTTAGGAAAAGGATCAAACTTGCTAGAATATAAGCGCCAAGCTATTAGGCTTGTTCGGAAAACAGAGGAGCCCAAGCCATTAACCAACTAAAACACTTATCCACGTAAAAAAAAGTAACGGAACAACCTCATACAATCTCAATGCTCACTTAAGTGTTATGGATAATGAAAACAacattttcaattttatttgaaCATCAAAGATTGTTTCGCAAACATTATACTGTTGTCCAATTAAGgttaagtcttttttttttttttgcaagatAAGAATAAGCCTGCTAGTAGTAGTACGTAATAGTAGGTAGAAATTTGTTCTTACACTTGAAGTATAGAaagattaatttatttttcactttttttttccttttagttTAGAGTTTCACCGTTTGTATTCATGTACAACATGTAATTAAATAATGTTGATTTTTGCATAAGCACAAAATTAATGCTAAAATGTGAACTGGGGATCTGCTCTCTTAAGTCTTAACACACCAAGTCGTGCCAGTTTATTAAATGCCATATGAGGTCTAAGACGTAACCCGAACTCCATCTCCCTCACAATATAGGTTTTCAATAAGATGTCGAGTCTATAAGACTAGCTACTTACTGCGTACAAGCGTGATTCATTTTCTCCAAGACCATAGGGTCCATGTGTCATTTAAAAAAGggtgagatttgttttgaaaCCCAAGGGGATTTGGTTTCAATGGGGGAGAAGTTTGCTCCACAGAAACAATTAAATGTCTCGAGTTTTGAATATTCATGCAGGTTGATTAACCAAAGGTCAGAACACCTttgatgactttttttttttttttttttgattttgcaCACACGAAATCGTACTTAAGATAAATAGTGTCATGCTAAACAATGGGAAGGTCTAGTTATAAGTGTATATACCACTCATCAGGGACTGCTTCTTAGAATTGTAGGCGGTTCTGAACAGAGTCTCCTTTAGAATCCCAGATGTTTTAACAGCATTTGTAATTCTATGATGACCAAGTGAATCAGCTATGACAAAGGGATGATGGCATGAACACCTTTGATGACTTGCCTACAAGAAAGTTACACAATTATAGATCTTTTGCACTATGAAATTAAGATCCACAAAAAAGCAGCATAAATGCGCAAAAATATTTCTTtagctttaatttttttttttttaaacctcaCCTCTTCCCATCTTAATAGGATTAAAATAAATCATTGTCTTacctgttgagaatatatacatcttaCATGGAAAAAATTGGTCCTTACCTATGGATTTATAAGAGTTTGGATCACTCTATCCATTGccaattagttttggatgtgaactccAAATTACTTTACCATTACCATCACTTACCATCACCatctgatgtaggacgagaatgagcctggtttagccggaaaactagaaaaataaagaagcggcgtgGAATCAAggagagtgattggaaaataggtaattcatgcataatgaggttactagcctctgcaatatccaagaaaatttggttATGGATTTTTCAGATTTCTTATGCGAAAAGTCAAGTTCtggattgtgaatcagattggagTAAAATTTGGCCAGAATGACCGTTTGACACGCATGATACctagaatgggaacgacgagatcttcaagactcactttagtgagccctaacggatttaggccaaaatatgtcgttttaattatccgattcgggatttaatatttttaggctagttttacatttgttttagaattcttttattttaggtttttagtttccttttaaatttggattctttaggatttcttgtttgattatgattttaggtcttggatgcctatataagcaccatcatgTTTTGTATTATGATCAGTTTATATattaaatttaataaaatgagagatttttctcaaattctctggtggactccagatttatctttttagggtttattgcttgtaaatcCAGAttacttccgactgcgtcacCATCACACCAAATACACTCACCCTCGGCCTATCTCTAGTTTCGATCTTTAGAATAAGTGAATAACTGATATTTGCAATGCGTTCTCTTCGACCAGAAATATTCGAATTGCCAACATGACTAGGGGTGACTCACCAATCAAGAGATGCCACGTCCTAACAAAACTACctgttctcttcttcttctgtcaGGAAAGAGTTCAGAATATGACAAACAATACCAAAAATGGCAGCTCCTTTAATTTATGTTAGTGCAGGTTACCAACTTACCTCGTCCAGGTTCAGATTATTAGAGAAGCCATCGGAAAAGAGAAAGTAATCcaagtatataactatatatgacGGGTTTTTCCTTTCTCGATCTTAATGGTCATGCATGTACaacttttgttttgttctttttctttttttctttttggcattaacttttgttttgtttttacttctagATCATACAATGAGTAATTTATTAGATAAATCTCACAAAAGTCGCACTCAAAACTTTTCATCCAATTAGTTATAAATCGGATACTCTAAATATTACATTTTGTAACCAAATTGTTTCATGCAATAATCAAACTATTGTTCCAGAAAGATAGCGAATTATAAAACATCACACTCTTAGATATAAGAAAATAAGAtagtactatatatatatactcttgCGTTTGTGAGATCATATATTTCTAAAATGGGGTTTTAAAGGCCATTACAATAAATTGACTGATTGATGTCGTTGATCCATGATGCTAATTAGTTACAGCCAAACACATTTATTCCTGTTAATTAGTAGCCATAGCCCATCGGCCTAAAACGAGTATATTTCTGTAtctttcttatgtaagttcacTCCATCTCAAAACCATTTCAAACTGTATATTGATACATTTTGATTGCATAGgacttctttttatttttatttcttgttGAAGTATGGATCCAAATTAACAATGAGACAACTATGAGTATCCGGCAAGTAAATGTTGGCTAGGATATTGATTTTTAAACAcctcactatatatatatatatatatatataaagatatataAAGTATATATCTTAGATGAGAAAAAACGTGTTATTACTAATACTGAGCAAAGTTAATTGGATTACATGAATATTATTTCTCTAGATCTGTCACTTATTTTGTCTAAATTATTaacaagataaaaaaaaattaatgaattttttatgggttttagaaaacaaaaaaacgTCATTATCAAAGAGTGAAGTGGACCACTACTGTACCGTGAACTGTTTAATCTATGAAAGGATGGTGCTACCTATGGCTTTCTTCAGTTCTTGGGTTCTCATCTAACTTTCAAAGCCTTCATACTGTGTTGAGACTTATAGCTAGCTGAGTGATCGAGTAAGGTGCATATATATTaaggctgccacttggtttggtaattaccaaactgatcgaataccaaccgatattttaagtttggtaaatcgattttttggtaaccgagactAATAGAACCGAAATTAAAAATTACCGAAAAAATTGGTTTGGTTTTAGTAAATACCAAATCTACCGATAAATATAAATAATAGCTTTATATATTACgtttttcaatacacatacatgtatattaagaaattaacataaaaattttcataatagtatgaacattactacatcTGCTACATTAAACGTACTAttattttaagtaacctagtcaaagatggttaaataacctagttttaatGAAACTggctaaaacttgatgtcatatatacaaaataaaGCTAAaattagtagatgaatacaaattttacgactataaaattgaaaaacctagttttgttcattctaatttttgttacaaagaattagttgttctaaagttggtaataccgaaaaccgaaatactgaatttggtagatatgattaaagaccgaaaattttggttggtaattggtaactcaattttgaaaccgaaagctttggttttgaagttggtaatatcTATAActgattcgaaccgaccgagtgacagccctaatATATATCATCAGCATATGCTTCTTCTTTTCTCAGCGACCACCTTATAATTACAAATTTGCACTACTATTTTAGAAAAATATTACATAGATAACAGATTAATTTAGCTCAAAgtgctcttttttttcttttgggcagtgaaatgatattttttaagggttattatcatgggtagggctgtcaattccgacacgacccgccaacacgactcgaaacccgcacgaaataaagcgggttgaacccgcacgattaaaaagcgggtcagcggcgggtcaacccgtcatgacccatttaataaacagGTCGgtcacgggtcaacccgccaacacgaagtgaacccatataacccgtttattaaatgggttgggttatattatatatataacccGCATACACGAcccatttaaaaaaataataatatatgcaTATAAAGGTTGAATAAGTCTTTTTCTCACTTTAAGCTAGGGTTACCGTTAACACTATAAATTCTCTTGTTTGGGTCTTGTATCAACACACAAACCCTAACACTCACGGGTCATCTGCATCAAATTTTCTTCTATATTGATTCTCTGCAAACTGCAAAGGTATATTAGTATATAGCATATTCATCTTGTTATTTTCTCTACTTTGCATATAATTGGTTTACTTATTAATATTGTATTATGTATGGCAGATGGACCCTATCAATGACAATGCTCAAGATGTTCAAAATGCTCAAGGTGATCTTGTTGAAAATAATGAGAATGTGATGCATGATTACCAAGAAGCAAATACTACATCTCCAAAGTTTGATAAGAGGCGAAGAAAGCTCACATCAAATGTATGGTCTA is a genomic window containing:
- the LOC133741130 gene encoding transcription factor MYB123-like; protein product: MGRSPCCSKEGLNRGAWTALEDKVLTSYIKAHGEGKWRNLPKRAGLKRCGKSCRLRWLNYLRPDIKRGNISGDEEELIIRLHNLLGNRWSLIAGRLPGRTDNEIKNYWNTTLVKKAKPESNSGSSKETSPAPTKFRPRTPSASASATATQPQVIRTKATRLTRMLVPSLPLLIDDYSTTTSPLDLRVPQTQSVSSLPEDAANTEVHFQGTDAMNFGCNGFQATAGEDEDAMGDYDIPLDDGMLNEWTGNDSCDLEKYGASLDLDSLAFLLDSDDWLG